The following proteins come from a genomic window of Pirellula staleyi DSM 6068:
- a CDS encoding thioredoxin family protein yields MVKTASTMVQLGSPAPDFSLLNVDGQMVSLSDLAPAEAVLVVFMCNHCPFVKHVAEELTRLAMDYLPRGLAMVGINSNDTNKHPEDSPEQMVHEAEQRGYPFPYLFDETQEVAKAYRAACTPDFFLYDKNRKLLYRGQLDSSRPSNGQPVTGKDLRAAIDAVLGGSEAPQPQVPSIGCNIKWKEGLAPEYFDPAGVKL; encoded by the coding sequence ATGGTAAAAACTGCCAGCACGATGGTGCAGTTGGGCTCTCCCGCCCCCGATTTTTCGCTTCTGAATGTCGATGGACAGATGGTTTCGCTCAGCGACTTGGCCCCGGCCGAAGCGGTGCTCGTCGTCTTCATGTGCAATCACTGCCCCTTCGTGAAACATGTGGCAGAGGAACTGACACGGCTGGCGATGGACTACCTGCCACGCGGCTTGGCGATGGTCGGCATCAACTCGAACGACACCAATAAGCATCCCGAGGATTCGCCCGAGCAGATGGTGCACGAAGCGGAACAGCGCGGCTATCCGTTCCCCTATCTCTTCGACGAAACCCAGGAAGTGGCCAAGGCCTATCGCGCTGCTTGCACTCCCGACTTTTTTCTCTACGACAAAAACCGCAAGCTCCTCTACCGTGGTCAGCTCGACAGCAGCCGCCCCAGCAATGGGCAGCCAGTCACCGGTAAGGATCTGCGTGCCGCGATTGATGCCGTGCTCGGTGGCAGCGAAGCGCCGCAGCCGCAAGTTCCCAGCATCGGCTGTAACATCAAGTGGAAAGAAGGGCTCGCTCCCGAGTACTTCGATCCCGCAGGTGTGAAGCTCTAA
- a CDS encoding MqnA/MqnD/SBP family protein, which translates to MTQTKTLIRVGHSPDPDDAFMFYALAKDQIETGEYQFEHELVDIETLNRRAFSGELELTALSLHAYAFLADKYLLCTCGASMGDNYGPMVIAREDCSIESLKGKTVAVPGTLTTAFLALKLCLGNDFKHVVVPFDEILNVTERGEFEGTPIDAGLCIHEGQLTYGTQGLKLVVDLGKWWLQETGLPLPLGANGIRRDLGPKAIREINKILRESIKHGLENRKPALDHALAYGRGLDHSSADTFVGMYVNDWTIDFGERGREAVRVLLQKGFEAGVIPTLVVPEFVDEG; encoded by the coding sequence ATGACGCAGACCAAGACCCTCATTCGTGTGGGGCATAGCCCCGATCCCGACGATGCGTTCATGTTCTACGCTCTGGCCAAAGATCAAATCGAAACGGGCGAGTATCAGTTCGAGCATGAACTGGTCGACATCGAGACGCTCAATCGCCGCGCATTCAGTGGCGAACTCGAGCTCACCGCTCTGTCGCTTCATGCTTACGCTTTCCTCGCCGACAAATATCTGCTCTGCACATGCGGCGCCAGCATGGGGGACAACTACGGCCCGATGGTGATTGCCCGCGAAGATTGTTCGATCGAGTCGCTGAAGGGAAAGACCGTTGCGGTTCCCGGAACGCTCACGACCGCCTTCCTGGCACTGAAGCTTTGCCTCGGCAACGATTTCAAACATGTCGTGGTGCCGTTCGACGAAATCCTGAACGTCACCGAGCGTGGCGAGTTCGAAGGAACCCCGATCGACGCCGGTCTTTGCATCCACGAAGGTCAGCTGACCTATGGAACGCAAGGTTTGAAATTGGTGGTCGATCTCGGTAAGTGGTGGCTCCAAGAGACCGGACTTCCGCTGCCGCTCGGTGCCAACGGCATCCGCCGCGATCTGGGACCGAAGGCGATTCGCGAGATCAACAAGATTCTTCGCGAGAGCATTAAGCATGGGCTTGAAAATCGTAAGCCAGCTCTCGATCACGCCCTGGCTTATGGCCGAGGACTCGATCACTCGAGCGCCGATACGTTCGTCGGCATGTATGTAAATGACTGGACGATCGACTTCGGTGAGCGTGGCCGCGAGGCGGTTCGCGTTCTGCTGCAAAAGGGGTTTGAGGCGGGGGTAATCCCAACGCTTGTCGTCCCTGAATTCGTCGACGAAGGTTAA